From one Pedobacter faecalis genomic stretch:
- a CDS encoding helix-turn-helix domain-containing protein → MDQSIPLVISSICAGSLFLAAFLLLSGLVRNNSVANRWLAAFFLALSLLFIQLLLEQNTSSNFYLIYLSEWSRWAIFPSLYMAVYSFVQSKKPSLLLTLHFLPALLFAFFTLSGKDNLPSWTAFFVRYFFFMQGLVYGVLNLRLLYAHKQRIRQLLADKASDLSWLRNLVYAPVVIAVMWLAFRRLPAADSILYLICLGLTLYFISAALRQRIVYPREVALLDHKPKASSDSQRLTPPQIDLLKKRVALVVEQEKPYLDPALNLKMLADRIGISTHELSLVLNQGFGMNFYSYVNGLRAEEAERLLNSGSYGRGDMQTIAFSAGFNSRTTFYAAMKKLKQGEKKI, encoded by the coding sequence ATGGATCAATCTATCCCTTTAGTCATATCATCAATTTGTGCCGGAAGTTTGTTCCTTGCTGCCTTTCTACTTCTGTCGGGCTTAGTCCGCAACAATAGCGTGGCTAACCGATGGCTGGCGGCTTTCTTTCTCGCCTTAAGTTTATTGTTTATCCAGTTGCTGCTTGAACAAAATACTTCGTCGAATTTTTACCTGATCTACCTGTCGGAGTGGTCGCGCTGGGCGATTTTCCCTAGCTTGTATATGGCTGTTTATTCATTTGTTCAATCGAAAAAGCCATCGTTATTATTGACGCTACATTTTCTGCCGGCCCTGCTGTTTGCTTTTTTTACCTTGTCGGGCAAGGACAATCTCCCTTCCTGGACAGCATTTTTTGTCCGCTATTTCTTTTTCATGCAGGGCCTGGTTTATGGCGTGCTGAATCTCCGGTTGTTATATGCCCACAAGCAGCGAATACGGCAGTTGCTGGCAGATAAGGCATCCGATCTGAGCTGGCTTCGTAATTTAGTATATGCTCCTGTAGTAATCGCGGTCATGTGGCTTGCATTCAGGCGTCTGCCAGCCGCGGATAGCATACTCTATCTCATTTGTCTGGGCTTGACCCTCTATTTTATTTCTGCTGCGCTACGGCAACGCATCGTTTATCCCAGGGAAGTTGCGCTATTAGATCATAAGCCTAAGGCCTCTTCAGATTCGCAGCGCCTGACCCCGCCACAAATTGATCTGTTGAAAAAGCGCGTGGCGTTGGTCGTGGAGCAAGAAAAGCCATACCTTGATCCGGCATTAAACCTAAAAATGCTGGCCGATAGGATCGGCATTAGTACCCATGAACTATCATTGGTGTTGAACCAGGGTTTCGGTATGAATTTCTATTCGTATGTTAATGGCCTGAGAGCAGAAGAGGCGGAGAGATTATTAAACTCTGGCAGCTATGGCAGGGGCGATATGCAGACTATCGCATTCAGCGCAGGTTTCAACTCGCGGACGACGTTTTATGC